The following coding sequences lie in one Hippopotamus amphibius kiboko isolate mHipAmp2 chromosome 7, mHipAmp2.hap2, whole genome shotgun sequence genomic window:
- the LOC130857435 gene encoding cytochrome c-like: protein MGDVEKGKKVFVQKCAQCHTVEKGGKHKTGPNLHGLFGQKMGQSPGFSYTDANKNKGITWGEETLMEYLENPKKYIPGTKMIFAGIKKKGERADLIAYLRQATNE from the coding sequence ATGGGTGATGTTGAGAAAGGCAAGAAGGTTTTTGTTCAGAAGTGTGCCCAGTGCCATACTGTGGAAAAGGGAGGCAAGCACAAGACTGGGCCAAATCTCCATGGTCTTTTTGGGCAAAAGATGGGTCAGTCTCCTGGATTCTCTTACACAGATGCCAACAAGAACAAAGGCATCACCTGGGGAGAGGAGACGCTGATGGAGTATTTGGAGAATCCCAAGAAGTACATCCCTGGAACAAAAATGATCTTCGCTGGCAttaagaagaagggagagagggcagacTTGATAGCCTATCTCAGACAAGCTACTAATGAGTAA